The proteins below are encoded in one region of Candidatus Binatia bacterium:
- the nuoB gene encoding NADH-quinone oxidoreductase subunit NuoB, translating to MQLSPQKRSPAEDRLLVEAVVLTRVESAINWARKYSIFPYPFATACCAMEYMSLSMSPYDIDRFGALLPRFSPRQADLLMVIGTVNQKLSPVMKRVYEQMAEPKWVMAFGACAASGGFYDNYATVQGIDRVIPVDVYVPGCPPRPEAVLDALMELQGRIAQQKQPKT from the coding sequence GTGGAGGCTGTGGTTCTAACGCGAGTAGAGAGCGCGATTAACTGGGCACGCAAGTATTCGATTTTTCCCTACCCGTTTGCCACGGCGTGCTGTGCCATGGAATACATGTCTTTGTCCATGTCTCCTTACGACATTGATCGGTTCGGTGCTTTGCTGCCACGTTTCAGTCCACGACAAGCAGACCTGCTCATGGTTATCGGCACTGTCAACCAAAAGCTGTCGCCGGTGATGAAACGCGTATATGAGCAGATGGCTGAACCCAAATGGGTGATGGCATTCGGTGCCTGTGCAGCTAGCGGGGGGTTCTATGATAACTACGCGACTGTACAGGGAATTGATAGAGTCATTCCCGTTGATGTCTACGTGCCGGGATGTCCGCCTCGACCTGAAGCAGTATTAGATGCTCTCATGGAATTACAGGGGAGAATTGCCCAGCAAAAGCAGCCCAAAACATAG